The following are from one region of the Paenibacillus sp. JZ16 genome:
- a CDS encoding Na/Pi cotransporter family protein has protein sequence MDWQDILFKFVGGLGIFLFGIKYMSDGLQKSAGDKMRGLLEKYTSNPVLGVLVGVGVTILIQSSSGTTVMAIGLVNAGLMTLRQAIGVIMGANIGTTMTAFIVGIKIEEYALPIIAVGAFFLFFFNKKRFQYIGQVIFGFGTLFLGLSTMGSGVKPLSQLPAFTDFMIQLKDQPIMALIVGTLFTVIVQSSSATIGILQTIADEGMISLQGSLPILFGDNIGTTITAVLASIGATVAAKRTALVHVIFNVIGAIIFMILLIPVHSLVAWLGEGVNIRMQIAYAHGIFNTTNALIFLPLIPTLAWIVTKIIPGKMQEIEFKAIYLDERLLATPAVAFGQAQHEILRMGQYARETLNDASAFFFSREPRVGELALQKEELINELNRKITDYMVKIQQQNGLPEGESEKASGWFQLVNDIERIGDHAENIVELSEFSINKKVEFSEEAGRELKEMLSLADKAVERALTALEHNDVAAAQEVLDYERQLDEMEVRFRKSHIQRLNQNLCTGNSGAVYLDILSNLERVGDHSKNIAQFVMHEE, from the coding sequence TTGGATTGGCAGGATATCCTATTTAAGTTTGTAGGCGGCTTGGGCATTTTTCTGTTCGGCATCAAGTACATGTCGGACGGACTGCAGAAGTCAGCAGGAGACAAAATGCGCGGGTTGCTGGAGAAATACACGTCCAACCCGGTGCTGGGCGTGCTGGTCGGTGTCGGTGTCACGATTCTGATTCAATCCTCATCAGGAACGACCGTGATGGCGATCGGACTGGTCAATGCGGGACTGATGACACTTCGACAAGCCATAGGCGTTATTATGGGCGCCAACATTGGCACAACCATGACTGCATTTATCGTGGGGATCAAAATTGAAGAATATGCACTGCCCATTATTGCGGTAGGAGCGTTCTTTTTATTTTTCTTTAACAAGAAAAGATTTCAATATATTGGCCAAGTGATTTTTGGCTTTGGTACCCTGTTCCTAGGGTTGTCGACTATGGGCAGTGGGGTGAAGCCGCTTAGTCAGCTTCCTGCCTTCACGGATTTTATGATCCAGCTAAAGGACCAACCGATCATGGCTCTTATTGTTGGTACTTTGTTCACGGTGATTGTGCAAAGCTCAAGCGCGACTATCGGTATATTGCAGACGATTGCAGACGAAGGCATGATCAGCCTCCAAGGATCGCTACCGATCCTGTTTGGCGATAACATCGGGACCACCATTACGGCAGTGCTTGCTTCGATTGGCGCAACAGTCGCCGCAAAGCGAACAGCCTTGGTGCACGTCATCTTTAACGTCATCGGTGCCATTATCTTTATGATTCTGCTGATTCCCGTGCATTCTCTGGTGGCGTGGCTGGGTGAAGGCGTTAATATTCGGATGCAAATCGCGTACGCTCACGGCATCTTCAATACGACCAATGCCCTGATCTTCCTGCCTCTAATTCCGACTCTGGCCTGGATCGTAACCAAGATCATTCCCGGCAAAATGCAGGAAATTGAATTTAAGGCGATTTATTTGGATGAACGTTTACTGGCCACACCGGCTGTCGCTTTTGGACAAGCCCAGCATGAAATTCTGCGCATGGGGCAATATGCCCGAGAGACGCTCAATGATGCGTCTGCTTTCTTTTTCAGCAGGGAACCCCGGGTGGGGGAACTCGCCCTGCAGAAGGAAGAGCTTATCAACGAATTGAATCGGAAAATTACGGATTATATGGTGAAAATCCAGCAGCAGAACGGATTGCCGGAAGGGGAGTCCGAAAAAGCCTCCGGTTGGTTCCAACTGGTGAACGATATTGAGCGGATCGGCGATCATGCGGAAAATATCGTGGAGCTCTCCGAATTCAGCATTAATAAAAAGGTTGAGTTCTCAGAGGAAGCCGGGCGCGAGCTGAAGGAAATGCTGTCCTTAGCCGACAAGGCGGTGGAACGGGCGCTGACTGCGTTAGAGCATAATGACGTGGCCGCGGCTCAAGAGGTGCTGGACTATGAGCGGCAATTAGACGAGATGGAAGTTAGGTTCCGCAAGAGTCATATCCAGCGGTTGAACCAGAATCTGTGCACAGGGAACTCTGGAGCGGTCTATCTGGATATTCTGAGCAACTTGGAACGTGTCGGAGACCACAGTAAGAACATCGCTCAATTCGTCATGCACGAGGAGTAG
- a CDS encoding SAM-dependent methyltransferase: protein MYTIQAIGMVHNERKAIQDDYWGDVISEIKLGEAWDESSLDGIETFSHLEIIYVFHLVQDDSIQYAARHPRNNPSFPKVGIFAQRGKNRPNRLGATMVELVSREGRSVFVKGLDAIDGTPVVDIKPVMEEFLPKTQTKQPEWATDIMSRYWE, encoded by the coding sequence ATGTATACGATACAGGCAATCGGAATGGTCCATAACGAAAGAAAGGCGATTCAGGATGATTACTGGGGGGATGTCATCTCGGAGATCAAGCTGGGCGAAGCGTGGGATGAAAGCTCCCTGGATGGGATTGAAACGTTCAGCCACCTCGAAATCATCTATGTATTCCATCTCGTCCAGGACGACAGCATCCAGTACGCGGCGAGACATCCGCGAAATAATCCGAGCTTTCCCAAGGTCGGTATCTTCGCCCAGCGGGGCAAGAACCGACCCAACAGACTAGGAGCCACCATGGTGGAGTTGGTAAGCAGAGAGGGCAGGTCCGTTTTCGTAAAAGGGCTGGATGCCATAGACGGGACTCCCGTCGTTGATATCAAACCTGTCATGGAGGAGTTTTTGCCGAAGACGCAGACCAAGCAGCCCGAATGGGCTACGGACATTATGTCCCGTTACTGGGAATAA
- a CDS encoding helix-turn-helix domain-containing protein — MSMIQHPHQSSLGILNMKRAGEKFQLLRIPPSSDLSYFIKHYWIIHWDLTGQEPHLQDVVPNPCANLVVQLHRTAFYGVSSTRHSHHLEGRGQVFGIKFRPGGFYPFVNTSMDRLTDSSIGTMEILRVDSHTLEQQLLTAEEPEQKVRYMEELIRRVLPEEDEHIERIHTIIDHIHHNRDIIRVEQVSEWFQMSPRSLQRLFKQYVGVSPKWVIRLYRLQNAAEMLEGLDQQDALQLAMDMGYYDQSHFIRDFKAVIGKTPEVYMKER; from the coding sequence ATGTCCATGATTCAGCATCCTCATCAGTCCAGCCTTGGCATTTTGAACATGAAAAGAGCCGGAGAGAAGTTCCAGCTCCTGCGAATTCCCCCATCCAGCGACCTTTCCTATTTCATCAAGCATTACTGGATCATTCATTGGGATTTAACCGGTCAGGAGCCTCATCTGCAGGATGTTGTTCCTAATCCTTGCGCAAACTTGGTCGTCCAGCTTCATCGAACCGCTTTTTACGGCGTATCCAGCACCAGGCATTCCCACCATCTGGAGGGGAGGGGCCAAGTATTCGGAATCAAGTTCAGACCCGGCGGATTCTATCCGTTCGTGAACACATCCATGGACCGTCTGACGGATTCCTCCATAGGGACCATGGAGATTCTCCGAGTCGACTCCCATACGCTGGAACAGCAGCTATTGACCGCAGAAGAACCGGAGCAAAAAGTCAGGTACATGGAGGAGCTTATCCGCCGTGTTCTCCCCGAAGAAGACGAACATATCGAACGGATTCATACCATCATCGATCACATTCATCACAACCGGGACATCATCCGAGTCGAGCAGGTTAGCGAATGGTTCCAGATGAGCCCGAGATCACTTCAGCGCCTGTTCAAGCAGTACGTCGGGGTAAGCCCTAAATGGGTGATCCGCCTATACCGGCTGCAAAATGCCGCCGAGATGCTTGAAGGCCTTGATCAACAGGATGCACTGCAATTGGCCATGGACATGGGCTATTACGACCAGTCGCATTTTATCCGGGATTTTAAAGCGGTGATCGGTAAAACGCCGGAAGTTTATATGAAGGAACGATAA
- a CDS encoding SRPBCC family protein, protein MEPLQYEFYIGASPEKVWDVLISPEGTRATFFGSELRSSFEVGEPYAYVGPGNDGEETVHVYGKVLAYEPQKTLSLSEHPGPSYYANHEELESRITFTLEPVGNCTKLTLVNDQYTPNHPSRAKAAEGWWMTMSILKTYAETGKTLELGW, encoded by the coding sequence ATGGAGCCGTTGCAATATGAGTTTTATATCGGTGCTTCGCCGGAGAAGGTATGGGATGTCTTAATTTCGCCGGAGGGTACGCGGGCCACCTTTTTCGGGAGCGAACTGAGATCTTCATTTGAAGTCGGGGAGCCTTATGCTTATGTGGGTCCGGGGAATGACGGGGAGGAGACGGTTCATGTCTATGGGAAGGTTCTGGCTTATGAGCCGCAGAAGACACTGAGTCTGTCCGAGCATCCGGGGCCGTCGTATTATGCCAATCATGAGGAGCTGGAGTCTCGGATTACATTCACTCTCGAGCCGGTAGGGAATTGTACCAAGCTGACGCTCGTCAATGATCAATATACGCCAAATCACCCGTCCCGTGCCAAGGCAGCGGAAGGCTGGTGGATGACCATGAGCATTCTGAAGACCTATGCGGAGACGGGGAAGACGCTGGAATTAGGCTGGTAG
- a CDS encoding DUF421 domain-containing protein → MSWIMILKAVGIIVAGTILFRIGGRKSISQMTITQVVIMIGIGSLLVQPLSGQGYWVTIGVAAVLILSMVIMEYIEYKADGLETLISGKSVVVIEHGKLHEASLDKLRLTVDKLEMRLRQAGIANISDVEWATLEVSGNLGYTLKSHKQPATKEDINQLMALISQIVPVPATPQSETSSAASLFSEIKNGHQSKVPEKWQ, encoded by the coding sequence GTGAGCTGGATCATGATTTTGAAGGCGGTGGGAATTATTGTTGCCGGAACCATCCTATTTCGGATCGGCGGCAGAAAATCCATCTCACAGATGACCATTACGCAGGTTGTCATTATGATCGGGATTGGTTCATTGCTCGTACAGCCTCTAAGCGGTCAGGGCTATTGGGTTACGATCGGGGTTGCTGCCGTCCTCATTCTCTCTATGGTTATTATGGAGTACATCGAGTATAAGGCTGACGGGCTGGAGACGTTAATCTCCGGCAAATCGGTGGTGGTCATTGAACACGGCAAACTTCATGAGGCCAGTCTCGACAAGCTGAGACTCACGGTGGATAAGCTGGAGATGAGGCTAAGACAGGCGGGAATCGCCAATATATCGGACGTGGAGTGGGCTACGCTGGAGGTCAGCGGAAATCTGGGATACACCTTGAAGAGCCATAAGCAACCGGCTACAAAAGAGGATATTAACCAGCTTATGGCGCTCATTAGCCAGATTGTCCCTGTCCCTGCCACACCTCAATCGGAGACCAGCTCCGCTGCTAGTCTCTTCTCTGAAATCAAGAACGGCCATCAGTCGAAAGTGCCGGAGAAATGGCAGTAA